One stretch of Halobacillus litoralis DNA includes these proteins:
- a CDS encoding S1C family serine protease, with amino-acid sequence MKRSWIISLLATLLILGGGIAGVFYVMDTVQKDVTVSAVLNEPPAEDDEEGEVPKETQEIIFESQKLVVQLELEDGSVGSGFLYNDQGDIITNAHVVANTESVNVITSDGKKMPGDVIGLSRDIDVAVVRVPGLKGKEPLPIREENSAELLDEVLALGSPLGLQNTVTRGEISGLERTLDIEPFHYKNLYQISAPISPGNSGGPLLDRETGEVIGINSAKMDDESIGFSIPVADVLPMVKRWSESPMRSLPEFPELTGEVYSPVTGTDAEQASYMVQYFYDSINQGDFVTAYSLLSVSWQEDISFEDFRSGYNNTLSVKVDNLVADPQGDKVEVTAFLTAEETVDGEVQMKKYKVVYPVKKENQSVKIWSGSGEELSTEAEEAS; translated from the coding sequence ATGAAGCGCTCTTGGATCATCAGCCTTCTCGCCACTCTTCTGATACTCGGGGGCGGGATCGCAGGCGTTTTCTACGTGATGGATACCGTTCAAAAGGACGTAACGGTTTCGGCTGTTTTAAATGAACCCCCAGCTGAGGATGACGAAGAGGGAGAAGTACCGAAAGAAACGCAGGAGATCATTTTTGAATCACAGAAGTTAGTTGTGCAATTAGAGCTCGAAGATGGTTCTGTCGGGTCAGGATTTTTGTACAATGATCAAGGAGATATCATAACGAACGCGCACGTCGTTGCGAATACAGAGAGTGTCAATGTCATTACATCGGATGGGAAAAAAATGCCCGGCGACGTGATCGGCCTCAGCCGCGATATCGATGTCGCCGTCGTACGCGTGCCCGGCTTGAAAGGGAAAGAGCCGCTGCCGATCAGAGAAGAAAATTCAGCAGAACTTCTCGATGAAGTGCTGGCTCTCGGAAGTCCGCTCGGGTTGCAAAATACCGTCACGCGCGGGGAAATCAGCGGGCTTGAACGGACCCTCGACATCGAGCCTTTCCATTATAAAAATTTATACCAAATATCCGCACCGATCTCACCAGGAAACAGTGGCGGCCCCCTTCTTGACAGGGAAACCGGTGAAGTGATCGGCATCAACTCGGCAAAAATGGATGACGAATCGATCGGGTTCAGCATTCCGGTTGCCGATGTGCTGCCGATGGTGAAGCGCTGGAGTGAATCTCCGATGCGCTCCCTTCCGGAATTCCCGGAGCTCACAGGGGAGGTATACTCACCTGTGACTGGGACGGATGCCGAGCAGGCGAGCTATATGGTGCAGTATTTTTATGACAGCATCAATCAAGGCGATTTCGTTACGGCCTATTCTCTGCTCAGTGTCAGCTGGCAGGAAGATATTTCATTTGAGGACTTTCGCTCCGGATACAACAATACGCTCAGTGTGAAAGTGGATAATCTTGTTGCAGATCCGCAGGGAGATAAGGTCGAAGTCACCGCTTTCCTCACCGCCGAAGAAACGGTGGATGGCGAAGTCCAGATGAAGAAATACAAAGTCGTTTATCCTGTCAAAAAAGAGAACCAATCCGTCAAAATTTGGAGCGGCTCTGGTGAAGAGCTGAGTACCGAAGCGGAAGAAGCATCATAA
- a CDS encoding FxLYD domain-containing protein gives MQYVSNDEKLIQLKDRIQQEKTAFEQAEQQRLENAMQQAAQDELRNQTQALEVEDLSITKDEFGDFKVEGSLKSVATQIISTVTVKYDILDKDGKVVRSESVKVFPNYMNPGDQGTFEKVHYELEKGDYSVEMTEMEWLVE, from the coding sequence TTGCAGTATGTTTCCAATGATGAAAAATTAATTCAGTTGAAGGATCGGATCCAACAGGAGAAAACGGCCTTCGAACAAGCGGAACAGCAGAGGCTGGAAAATGCGATGCAGCAGGCTGCCCAGGATGAACTGCGCAACCAGACCCAGGCACTGGAAGTCGAAGATCTTTCCATAACAAAAGATGAGTTCGGCGATTTTAAAGTGGAGGGTTCTCTGAAAAGTGTGGCGACCCAGATTATCAGTACGGTGACAGTGAAGTATGACATCCTCGATAAAGATGGGAAGGTCGTCCGCTCTGAATCTGTGAAAGTTTTCCCGAACTATATGAACCCAGGAGATCAGGGTACCTTTGAAAAAGTACATTATGAATTAGAAAAAGGAGATTACTCCGTCGAGATGACAGAGATGGAGTGGCTCGTAGAATAG
- a CDS encoding zinc ribbon domain-containing protein, producing MTECPHCNHVMDDGARFCSQCGKNLKRTPEQNSTAKRSWLPIITPFIMLVVMGVALYFVYDYQKDVNTEVVAMKKEAEQEALAGEYRKAEKLLVGAIDRRPQIEALQQELGSVQEALTWDKELEAVGQWIEEGSLKKASEKLTAIQESLRQEDSRLLVTLIPKMNEMDSRLTLKEINQELSKVTNVDELAGKLNTLSGLNLEEASKVRDKIFEKIVNQSTKKAEAAAGEKRYAEAIAIIDQGGCSMFPMMKN from the coding sequence ATGACTGAATGTCCTCATTGTAATCATGTGATGGATGACGGTGCCCGTTTTTGTTCTCAATGCGGTAAGAACTTGAAGCGGACACCTGAACAGAATAGCACGGCTAAACGATCGTGGTTGCCAATCATTACGCCTTTCATCATGCTTGTCGTAATGGGGGTAGCCCTTTATTTTGTTTATGACTATCAGAAAGATGTGAATACCGAAGTGGTCGCGATGAAAAAAGAAGCGGAGCAGGAAGCCCTTGCCGGAGAATACCGGAAAGCGGAAAAGCTGCTCGTCGGAGCTATTGACCGCCGGCCACAGATCGAGGCTCTTCAACAGGAACTCGGATCTGTGCAGGAAGCATTGACTTGGGACAAGGAGTTGGAAGCGGTCGGCCAATGGATTGAAGAAGGTTCATTGAAAAAAGCGAGTGAGAAGCTCACGGCCATCCAGGAGTCTTTGCGTCAGGAAGACAGCCGTCTGCTTGTCACCCTTATTCCGAAAATGAATGAAATGGATTCCAGACTGACATTGAAAGAAATCAATCAGGAGCTCTCCAAGGTGACGAATGTGGATGAACTGGCAGGAAAGTTAAACACATTATCCGGCCTCAATTTGGAGGAGGCCTCCAAAGTCCGGGATAAAATTTTTGAAAAGATCGTGAACCAATCGACGAAAAAAGCAGAAGCGGCAGCAGGGGAAAAGCGCTATGCCGAAGCGATTGCCATCATCGACCAGGGGGGTTGCAGTATGTTTCCAATGATGAAAAATTAA